One genomic window of Desmospora activa DSM 45169 includes the following:
- a CDS encoding TetR/AcrR family transcriptional regulator: MINTKEHILNVSLKLFMQNSYKEVTLKEIVKQTGMSKGAFYHYFESKEQLFIEVINFAFSSVMEVPYSNFSKKSFYQFYHDYINYFINEEASKLTVNYISLTFDALKFVPGFQKKLLESQQGQMKAWKDIIQAAREQGEINSPMKDEEIARMFIYSIDGFGLHSVLEQADIEDIRNSLLTLWNSFYEELKV; this comes from the coding sequence ATGATTAACACAAAAGAACATATTTTAAATGTTTCATTAAAACTTTTTATGCAAAATAGTTACAAAGAGGTCACCTTGAAAGAAATTGTTAAGCAGACAGGAATGTCAAAGGGGGCATTTTACCATTATTTCGAGAGTAAGGAGCAGCTTTTTATTGAGGTAATTAATTTTGCCTTTTCTTCGGTGATGGAAGTTCCTTATAGTAACTTTAGTAAGAAATCTTTTTATCAATTTTATCATGATTATATCAATTACTTTATAAATGAAGAGGCTAGTAAGTTGACTGTAAATTACATTTCTCTTACTTTTGATGCATTAAAGTTTGTTCCTGGTTTCCAGAAAAAACTTCTTGAATCTCAACAAGGGCAAATGAAGGCTTGGAAGGATATCATCCAAGCAGCTAGAGAGCAAGGCGAAATCAACTCACCAATGAAAGATGAAGAAATCGCAAGGATGTTTATCTACTCGATTGATGGATTCGGTTTGCATAGTGTATTGGAACAAGCAGATATTGAAGATATTAGGAATTCTTTATTGACTCTATGGAATAGTTTCTACGAGGAATTGAAGGTTTAA
- a CDS encoding winged helix-turn-helix transcriptional regulator yields MRNQKVGFDYPSNTEGCPVEATSDVIGGKWKGILLYHLIDDKKRFNEFRKLYPKITQRMLTLQLRELERDGIIHREVYKEVPPKVEYSLTEYGRTLEPIIVLMKDWGERHRERISKIKTP; encoded by the coding sequence ATGCGAAATCAAAAAGTTGGATTTGATTATCCTTCTAACACCGAAGGATGTCCGGTTGAGGCAACATCGGATGTGATTGGTGGTAAATGGAAAGGCATTCTTCTTTATCATCTCATTGATGACAAAAAGAGATTTAATGAGTTCCGAAAGTTATATCCGAAAATTACACAACGTATGCTAACGTTACAATTAAGAGAACTGGAACGGGATGGAATAATTCACCGAGAGGTCTATAAAGAAGTCCCTCCAAAAGTAGAGTACTCGCTAACGGAGTATGGAAGAACTTTGGAACCGATTATTGTACTCATGAAAGACTGGGGAGAGAGGCATAGAGAGCG
- a CDS encoding VOC family protein: MSNTQTFRGFATISYWADNLPAAKKWYTKLLGIEPYFERSGADGRLGYVEFRLGDYQHEMGLIDRRYKPDGAMSGPGGAVLYWHVDDVTATLERLLSMGAKEYEALTHREEGFITASVVDPFGNILGIMYNPHYLEILGSTKKK, from the coding sequence ATGAGTAACACACAGACCTTCCGAGGATTTGCCACCATCAGTTACTGGGCGGATAATTTGCCAGCCGCAAAGAAATGGTATACGAAGTTGCTAGGTATCGAGCCGTACTTTGAACGCTCAGGAGCAGACGGGCGGCTCGGTTATGTCGAGTTTCGCCTTGGGGATTATCAGCATGAGATGGGCTTGATCGATCGCCGATACAAGCCAGATGGTGCAATGTCAGGACCGGGCGGTGCCGTTCTGTATTGGCACGTCGACGATGTAACCGCAACCCTTGAGAGACTGCTGTCCATGGGAGCGAAAGAGTACGAGGCACTCACCCACCGTGAGGAAGGATTTATCACCGCTTCCGTAGTCGACCCCTTCGGAAACATCCTTGGCATTATGTACAACCCACACTATCTGGAGATTCTAGGATCAACCAAAAAGAAGTGA
- a CDS encoding epoxide hydrolase family protein: MADTNIRSFRIDFPQTELDELQDRLARTRWPYELSEVGWDYGVPLKYAQEMVEYWQHKYDWRKHEAELNELPQFTTTIDGADVHFLHVRSPEPNALPLLLTHGWPSSIVEFIDIIGPLTNPRAYGGDPDDAFHLVIPSIPGFTLSGPTRETGWNVQRIALAWAELMKRLNYDRYGVQGGDWGSAISREVGALEPDRVVGVHLNYLVTPPSNVSGLSEEEKVRLSRIERYLAKPAGYMRIQSTQPQTLAYGLTDSPVGQLAWIAEKFYNWTDRERPVAIDRLLTNVMLYWLTGTASSSAWLYYEAAKSGRHLKPCNVPLGVAVFPHDLILPVRRIAELNYSIVHWTEFNHGGHLPALEVPDLLIGDLRKFFRRFR, encoded by the coding sequence ATGGCCGATACTAACATTCGATCATTTCGCATCGATTTCCCACAAACGGAACTGGATGAGTTGCAAGACCGCTTGGCTCGCACCCGCTGGCCATACGAACTGTCTGAAGTAGGGTGGGATTACGGCGTGCCGCTTAAGTATGCACAGGAAATGGTGGAATACTGGCAACATAAGTATGACTGGCGCAAGCACGAAGCTGAGTTAAATGAGCTTCCCCAATTTACCACAACGATAGATGGTGCAGATGTGCATTTTTTGCACGTACGTTCTCCCGAACCGAATGCACTGCCTTTGCTTCTCACCCATGGATGGCCCAGTTCGATCGTGGAGTTCATCGACATTATCGGCCCCCTTACCAATCCGCGAGCCTATGGCGGTGACCCAGACGACGCTTTCCATTTGGTGATCCCCTCCATACCCGGTTTCACTCTCTCCGGTCCCACCCGCGAAACCGGCTGGAACGTTCAGCGAATTGCCCTCGCCTGGGCAGAACTAATGAAGCGGCTAAACTATGATCGATATGGTGTTCAAGGCGGTGACTGGGGTTCGGCAATCTCCCGTGAAGTAGGTGCGTTGGAACCGGACCGCGTCGTCGGTGTGCACCTAAACTATTTGGTAACCCCACCTAGTAATGTTAGTGGCCTTTCCGAGGAGGAGAAGGTCCGTCTCTCGCGCATCGAGCGCTACTTAGCTAAACCTGCCGGCTATATGAGGATCCAGTCCACGCAGCCACAAACCTTGGCCTACGGCCTTACCGACTCACCGGTTGGGCAGCTGGCCTGGATCGCTGAAAAATTCTACAATTGGACCGACCGGGAACGTCCAGTCGCGATTGACCGTCTGCTTACCAACGTGATGCTCTACTGGCTTACGGGAACCGCAAGCTCGTCAGCTTGGCTCTATTATGAGGCCGCCAAATCCGGGAGGCATCTCAAGCCATGCAATGTCCCGTTGGGAGTGGCAGTCTTCCCGCACGATCTCATCCTGCCAGTACGCCGTATCGCTGAACTTAACTATTCGATCGTGCACTGGACCGAGTTTAACCATGGCGGCCACTTACCGGCGCTTGAGGTGCCTGATCTGCTGATTGGAGACCTACGGAAATTTTTCCGCCGCTTTCGCTGA
- a CDS encoding ATP-binding cassette domain-containing protein: protein MVVSIGLKIRTALNEVIAVNEVAVQAKGLVKSFGKKRTVDGVDLSIQAGTVYGFLGPNGAGKTTTIRMLSTLLRPDEGQASIFGHDLISETDAIRKCISLTGQYTSIDEDLTGFENLVPISRLMGFSRKQAKVRADELLVLRELVYTDITVNHFSLGQPSLDEVFLTLTSQKAIKEK from the coding sequence ATGGTAGTCAGTATTGGATTAAAAATTAGAACAGCTCTAAATGAGGTGATCGCTGTGAATGAAGTCGCCGTACAAGCAAAAGGGCTCGTTAAATCCTTCGGGAAGAAACGGACGGTAGATGGTGTTGATTTATCGATTCAAGCGGGGACCGTTTACGGTTTTTTAGGGCCGAATGGCGCGGGAAAGACGACGACCATACGGATGCTCTCGACACTGCTACGACCGGATGAGGGGCAGGCAAGTATCTTTGGACATGATCTAATATCGGAGACCGACGCAATTAGGAAGTGCATTAGCCTGACTGGTCAGTATACTTCTATTGATGAAGACCTAACGGGTTTTGAAAATCTCGTTCCCATTTCTCGACTCATGGGTTTTTCTCGTAAACAGGCGAAAGTACGCGCAGATGAATTATTGGTCCTTCGTGAATTGGTATATACCGATATCACGGTAAATCATTTTTCACTGGGACAACCCAGCCTTGATGAGGTGTTTTTAACTTTAACCAGTCAAAAAGCGATAAAAGAGAAATAA
- a CDS encoding VOC family protein — translation MSTKIKHIHHVGHVVTDMEVALELYRKLGFVCPNPSYPTMAEKEGEAPKPLGAANTHATFLHNFIEIVTVVDDEKRIPRNANLVPLQAPPTVLPRILDNIRRTVSKISNCLSRFEGTHILCFCTSDAEASAAQLDQEGVKHSGVNPTQRPIETINGKKMVPLNVIEIDGEDVPEGRLAIADNPSFDILKLQSHMDHPNGAYELVEVILCVADSELDDFTKRYQRYLGHDVQMKGVKHIFDLNGAHITIVPKSRLNDILPGKVSPPLPGFVGYTVAVRDISATRKYIEENGFPVVDTKEGDIFVPASMSLGTAIIFRQIRE, via the coding sequence ATGAGTACTAAAATCAAGCATATTCATCATGTAGGCCATGTTGTAACAGATATGGAAGTTGCCCTTGAATTATACCGAAAACTTGGCTTCGTATGTCCTAACCCATCTTATCCAACGATGGCTGAAAAAGAAGGCGAGGCCCCCAAGCCACTTGGTGCGGCAAATACACATGCTACATTTCTTCATAATTTTATCGAAATCGTTACTGTAGTTGATGACGAAAAACGAATTCCTCGTAATGCCAACCTTGTCCCCCTTCAAGCTCCACCGACTGTACTTCCTCGAATTCTTGACAATATTCGCCGTACTGTTTCTAAAATTTCTAACTGCCTATCACGTTTTGAAGGAACACATATTTTGTGCTTTTGTACATCTGATGCAGAAGCATCTGCGGCCCAATTGGACCAAGAGGGTGTCAAACATAGTGGTGTTAATCCCACTCAACGCCCTATAGAAACCATCAATGGAAAGAAAATGGTTCCTTTAAACGTTATAGAAATTGATGGAGAAGATGTTCCCGAAGGTCGACTGGCCATTGCAGATAATCCGTCATTCGATATTTTGAAATTACAATCCCACATGGATCATCCGAATGGAGCGTATGAACTTGTGGAAGTAATTCTTTGCGTTGCCGATTCTGAGCTTGATGATTTCACCAAACGCTATCAGCGCTATTTAGGCCATGATGTACAAATGAAGGGAGTGAAACACATTTTTGATCTTAATGGTGCACACATAACAATTGTTCCTAAATCTCGATTAAACGATATTTTGCCAGGTAAAGTGTCGCCACCTTTGCCGGGGTTTGTCGGATATACGGTTGCTGTGCGTGATATCTCCGCTACACGTAAATATATTGAAGAAAATGGATTCCCAGTAGTAGATACGAAAGAGGGAGACATATTCGTGCCAGCTTCCATGTCACTTGGTACTGCTATCATCTTTAGGCAAATTAGGGAGTAG
- a CDS encoding MarR family winged helix-turn-helix transcriptional regulator has protein sequence MDNHTIRSCSEGTETPGKYISAIYRHLQILISDRLQPYRIGSGQYIFLLTIAKKEGISQKALSKELLIDKTTTAKAIKKLEAEGYVQRETDPNDKRYHLLYLTESGGLVVPKIQTVLDEIHEKSRAGMDDDEYALMLSLLEKMLCNVSEQVLQRRINDDSTP, from the coding sequence GTGGACAACCATACGATTCGGTCTTGCTCCGAAGGGACTGAGACTCCTGGGAAGTACATTTCGGCTATTTACCGTCATCTGCAAATTCTCATATCAGACCGCCTTCAACCATACCGTATCGGAAGCGGGCAGTATATCTTCTTGTTGACAATCGCGAAAAAAGAGGGGATTTCGCAAAAAGCACTGAGCAAAGAACTTCTGATTGACAAGACGACGACGGCAAAGGCGATTAAAAAGCTGGAGGCTGAAGGGTATGTGCAAAGGGAGACAGATCCCAACGATAAACGTTACCATTTGCTTTATTTAACAGAATCAGGCGGGTTGGTCGTGCCGAAAATACAGACTGTTTTGGATGAGATTCATGAAAAAAGTCGGGCTGGCATGGATGACGACGAATATGCGCTCATGCTTTCCTTGCTTGAAAAGATGCTATGTAATGTCAGTGAACAGGTACTCCAAAGGCGAATAAACGATGACTCAACACCATAA
- a CDS encoding helix-turn-helix transcriptional regulator produces the protein MKLDRLLGITMALMTKKRVTAAELATRFEVSIRTIYRDVELINQAGIPVASFTGADGGFELMDGFFLTKQFFSIDDFSVIYHVLMNMDGALGGQLTTLTNKVGSLHPALLKGGINPKILFDLSCAEREKAVISPLFQAVHQTRVVEFSYTNGSGEVSERQVEPSQLCWAYGVWYLEGYCLLRRSKRTFRISRISQLQVSEQTFQPRKELPNSSPTANQGMKVHLRFDLHAQPRALEQFQDEYIHQGTHIDVHTVFYSKEYALSIILSFGSKVEIISPDSLRQDLIKLTDEIRGIYCNRPKEDET, from the coding sequence ATGAAGCTGGATCGTTTGCTTGGCATTACGATGGCGTTGATGACGAAAAAAAGGGTAACAGCTGCGGAACTGGCGACCCGGTTTGAAGTATCCATTCGCACCATCTATCGCGATGTAGAATTAATCAATCAAGCGGGCATACCCGTCGCTTCGTTTACCGGTGCCGACGGCGGCTTTGAGCTGATGGACGGTTTCTTCTTGACTAAACAATTCTTCTCCATCGATGACTTTTCGGTGATCTACCATGTTCTTATGAACATGGACGGAGCTCTTGGAGGCCAATTGACCACATTAACAAACAAAGTCGGCAGCCTGCATCCGGCTTTACTAAAAGGAGGGATCAACCCTAAAATCCTGTTTGATCTAAGCTGTGCGGAACGAGAGAAGGCAGTGATTTCCCCTCTCTTCCAAGCGGTTCATCAGACCCGAGTAGTTGAATTCTCATACACAAACGGATCCGGCGAGGTTTCCGAGAGACAAGTAGAACCGAGCCAGCTTTGCTGGGCGTACGGAGTGTGGTATTTGGAAGGATATTGTTTGTTGCGTCGATCCAAGCGAACCTTTCGGATTTCAAGAATTTCGCAGCTTCAGGTTTCCGAGCAAACGTTTCAACCGAGGAAAGAACTTCCGAACTCCTCACCAACAGCGAATCAAGGGATGAAAGTCCATTTGCGGTTTGACTTACATGCACAACCACGAGCCCTTGAACAATTTCAGGATGAGTACATTCACCAAGGCACCCATATCGATGTCCATACCGTTTTCTATTCCAAAGAGTACGCTCTCTCCATCATTTTAAGCTTCGGCTCAAAGGTAGAAATTATTTCTCCTGATAGCTTAAGACAAGATTTAATCAAGCTGACAGATGAAATACGGGGCATCTATTGTAATCGACCAAAGGAGGATGAAACATGA
- a CDS encoding ABC transporter permease, whose translation MNKAYNKEDRFHDVIYSNQRPNPPNALYSSFTFASRSLLKMKHFPEQLFDVVVFPAVVLVMFTYLFGGAIAGSANDYLQFLLSGILVMTVTQITIYSGLDVNKDINKGIFDRFRTLPIWLPSSLVGLLLVDTIRYTMACVVMVSLGLLLGFQPDGGFSGVAGAILIILVFSFCLSWVWTTFGLVARSDKSLMMASMMFLYPLTFVSNAFIDPGTLPSFLRWFVALNPISALVTAVRGLMHGTATWEQIAVVMLISLAMMLIFVPITMHLYRKKSR comes from the coding sequence ATGAATAAAGCCTATAACAAGGAAGATCGTTTCCATGATGTGATTTACTCCAACCAACGCCCCAATCCCCCAAATGCTCTATATTCTTCATTCACGTTTGCATCACGATCACTGCTTAAAATGAAACATTTCCCTGAGCAACTTTTTGATGTCGTCGTCTTTCCGGCTGTTGTTTTGGTTATGTTTACGTATTTATTCGGCGGAGCGATCGCGGGGTCGGCCAATGATTATCTACAATTTTTATTGTCGGGAATCCTTGTCATGACTGTCACGCAGATTACGATTTATTCAGGGTTGGATGTCAATAAGGATATCAATAAAGGGATCTTTGATCGATTTCGAACGTTACCCATCTGGCTGCCCTCTTCATTAGTCGGCTTATTATTGGTTGATACGATTCGCTATACAATGGCTTGTGTCGTGATGGTCTCCCTTGGTTTATTACTCGGGTTTCAACCAGATGGTGGGTTTAGTGGTGTTGCAGGGGCGATTTTGATCATCTTAGTATTCTCTTTTTGCTTGTCATGGGTCTGGACTACATTCGGACTGGTGGCTAGATCTGATAAATCCCTCATGATGGCCAGTATGATGTTTTTGTACCCGCTCACGTTTGTCAGTAACGCGTTTATTGATCCTGGGACTTTACCGTCTTTTCTGCGTTGGTTTGTAGCGCTTAATCCCATTTCAGCATTAGTAACAGCGGTTCGAGGGTTGATGCATGGTACCGCCACATGGGAACAAATCGCTGTGGTCATGCTGATATCTCTCGCTATGATGTTGATCTTTGTTCCCATAACCATGCATCTTTATCGTAAAAAGAGCAGGTGA
- a CDS encoding CGNR zinc finger domain-containing protein, whose product MSDINKDVHKHDLLGGCLCLDFANTVSWHDSSEKSQELLTSYEKLVNWSLHANILKKQQSLSLLKKAENQPSKAKEVLQQAIELRESIYQIFSLVSNNETPASKDLSILNEALGNAYGRMRVVPGENKFSLQFLNCEETLDGMLPPIVRSAIDLLISEKELSRVKKCEGDPCGWLFLDTSRNRSRRWCSMADCGNRAKARRFYHNKK is encoded by the coding sequence ATGTCTGATATAAATAAAGATGTACACAAGCATGATTTACTTGGCGGATGCTTGTGTTTGGATTTTGCCAATACAGTAAGTTGGCATGATAGCAGTGAGAAATCACAGGAGTTGCTGACGAGTTACGAGAAGCTGGTAAACTGGAGTTTGCATGCCAATATTCTTAAGAAACAACAATCGCTTTCACTACTAAAAAAAGCAGAAAATCAACCTTCTAAGGCAAAAGAGGTTCTTCAACAAGCTATTGAGCTGCGGGAATCGATTTACCAAATTTTTAGTCTAGTATCAAACAATGAAACACCAGCCTCTAAAGATCTTTCTATTTTGAATGAAGCCTTAGGCAATGCTTACGGGAGAATGAGAGTAGTGCCTGGTGAAAATAAATTTTCATTACAATTTTTGAATTGTGAAGAAACATTAGACGGAATGCTACCACCGATTGTTCGATCTGCTATAGACCTACTTATTTCTGAAAAAGAACTAAGTAGGGTAAAAAAGTGTGAAGGGGATCCGTGCGGTTGGCTATTTTTGGATACAAGCCGCAATCGTAGCAGACGTTGGTGTTCGATGGCAGACTGCGGGAATCGTGCAAAAGCAAGGCGGTTTTATCATAATAAAAAATAA
- a CDS encoding NAD(P)H-binding protein, with protein sequence MTVLVTGATGTVGRHIVAQLVQKGVQVRALTRNRKNARFPENVEVVEGDLMSPETLTPALRGVTALYLIPSSDQAGSTLETGPEVIEQAVKAGIQRITFLTLYGEGPVEEAIQHSGQQWTFIQPVGFMANALDDWRESIREEGVVQVLNGTAKGALIHERDIAAVAVATLLEDGHHGQCYTLTGPEAISTVEAVELISKAIGKDIKVEELTEEQARQQWREKGYDEESIHFFMEMNNNPPAIGYTVLPTVEKVTGRPAKTFAEWVAEHKSQFM encoded by the coding sequence ATGACAGTTTTGGTTACAGGAGCGACGGGGACGGTTGGCCGCCATATTGTTGCCCAACTCGTACAAAAAGGGGTCCAAGTGCGGGCACTGACACGCAACCGGAAGAATGCCCGTTTTCCGGAAAATGTGGAGGTCGTTGAAGGCGATCTGATGTCACCGGAAACATTGACTCCTGCCCTTCGGGGTGTTACCGCCCTCTATTTGATTCCATCCAGCGACCAGGCTGGCTCCACATTGGAAACCGGTCCGGAAGTGATTGAACAGGCAGTGAAAGCCGGTATTCAACGCATTACTTTTTTAACGCTATATGGAGAAGGCCCGGTCGAGGAAGCCATTCAACACAGCGGTCAGCAATGGACATTCATTCAACCGGTCGGATTTATGGCCAACGCACTGGATGATTGGCGGGAATCGATCCGTGAGGAAGGAGTTGTACAGGTGCTGAATGGCACCGCTAAAGGAGCGCTTATTCATGAGAGAGACATTGCTGCGGTCGCGGTCGCAACCTTGCTGGAAGATGGCCACCATGGTCAGTGTTATACCCTCACCGGACCAGAAGCGATTTCGACGGTTGAAGCCGTGGAGCTCATCAGCAAAGCGATTGGTAAAGACATCAAAGTGGAGGAGTTGACCGAGGAGCAAGCACGGCAACAGTGGCGGGAAAAAGGATATGACGAGGAATCGATCCACTTTTTTATGGAGATGAACAACAATCCGCCCGCAATCGGTTATACCGTTTTACCGACTGTTGAAAAAGTAACCGGACGCCCGGCAAAAACGTTTGCGGAGTGGGTAGCCGAGCATAAAAGCCAGTTTATGTAG
- a CDS encoding DUF2087 domain-containing protein, whose translation MTIERFWTASVEELKQGFIYEKASGHYTCLLCQERFEEGVIYPIDGTLYEAKKAIVFHVNRAHGSMFEHLLAMGKKYTGLSEHQKELLRYFKQGLSDKEIVAELNGGSTSTIRNHRFKFKEKEKQAKVFLAIMGLLKDEKNVGDDEFIDIHSGATMVDERYAITVMERDKVLETYFQNGRLKTFPSKEKRKIIVLQYILNRFEPDKIYTEKEVNQILSSIYEDFATIRRYLIEYGFMDRNKDGSQYWIKN comes from the coding sequence ATGACGATTGAACGATTTTGGACCGCATCGGTGGAAGAATTGAAACAAGGATTTATTTATGAGAAAGCAAGTGGTCATTATACCTGTCTGCTATGCCAAGAGAGGTTTGAGGAGGGTGTGATTTATCCGATTGATGGAACTTTATATGAAGCCAAGAAAGCGATCGTCTTTCATGTCAATCGTGCGCATGGATCAATGTTCGAACATTTGCTTGCCATGGGAAAAAAATATACAGGGTTATCCGAGCATCAAAAAGAATTGCTGCGTTATTTTAAGCAAGGATTGAGCGACAAAGAGATCGTAGCAGAACTAAACGGCGGCAGCACTTCTACTATCCGAAACCATCGGTTCAAGTTTAAGGAAAAAGAGAAGCAGGCCAAGGTTTTTCTTGCGATCATGGGCTTGTTAAAAGACGAAAAGAATGTTGGTGATGATGAATTTATCGATATCCATAGCGGGGCAACCATGGTCGATGAGCGTTATGCGATTACAGTTATGGAGAGAGATAAGGTATTGGAAACATACTTTCAAAACGGCAGGCTGAAGACGTTTCCAAGCAAAGAGAAACGCAAGATTATTGTGTTGCAGTATATTTTGAATCGGTTTGAACCGGATAAAATCTATACCGAAAAAGAAGTGAACCAGATCTTAAGCTCCATTTATGAGGATTTCGCTACGATCAGGCGTTATCTCATTGAATATGGGTTTATGGACCGTAACAAAGATGGTAGTCAGTATTGGATTAAAAATTAG